Proteins encoded by one window of Ramlibacter tataouinensis:
- the flgG gene encoding flagellar basal-body rod protein FlgG has product MIRSLSIARTGLDAQQMQLDVVANNLANVGTTAFKRSRAVFEDLMYQNLRQSGGQSSDQTRLPSGLQVGTGVRVVASERIHTQGNLSKTDNPKDVAIHGDGFFQVLMPDGSTAYTRDGSFQTDANGQLVTASGYPIQPGITLPENVTSLTIGKDGTVSVTQAGSSATVQVGQLQLATFVNPSGLESRGENLYVQTDASGEPNQTAPGQNGGGVLSQGYVESSNVNVVEELVNMIQTQRAYEINSKAVQTSDQMLARLAQL; this is encoded by the coding sequence ATGATCCGCTCCCTTTCCATCGCCCGCACCGGCCTCGACGCCCAGCAGATGCAGCTCGACGTGGTCGCCAACAACCTGGCCAACGTCGGCACCACCGCCTTCAAGCGCAGCCGCGCCGTGTTCGAGGACCTGATGTACCAGAACCTGCGGCAGTCGGGCGGCCAGAGCTCCGACCAGACGCGGCTGCCCTCGGGCCTGCAGGTCGGCACCGGCGTGCGCGTGGTGGCGAGCGAGCGCATCCACACCCAGGGCAACCTGAGCAAGACCGACAACCCCAAGGACGTGGCCATCCACGGCGACGGCTTCTTCCAGGTGCTGATGCCGGACGGCAGCACCGCCTACACGCGCGACGGGTCGTTCCAGACCGACGCCAACGGCCAACTGGTCACCGCCAGCGGCTACCCGATCCAGCCCGGGATCACGCTGCCGGAGAACGTCACCAGCCTGACCATCGGCAAGGACGGCACGGTGTCGGTGACGCAGGCGGGCAGCAGCGCCACCGTGCAGGTCGGGCAGCTGCAGCTGGCCACCTTCGTGAACCCGTCCGGGCTGGAAAGCCGCGGCGAGAACCTGTACGTGCAGACCGATGCCTCCGGCGAGCCCAACCAGACCGCGCCCGGCCAGAACGGCGGCGGCGTGCTCAGCCAGGGCTACGTGGAGTCCTCCAACGTCAACGTGGTGGAGGAGCTGGTCAACATGATCCAGACCCAGCGCGCCTACGAGATCAACAGCAAGGCCGTGCAGACCTCCGACCAGATGCTCGCTCGTCTGGCGCAGCTGTGA
- the flgM gene encoding flagellar biosynthesis anti-sigma factor FlgM, with the protein MKIDQNVIALKNAAGPAGAPRGKGAAGAPAPGGAVATRLQVGSGGEFDAVRVAQIREAIAAGRYPMDAGRIADGVLASVRELLGKRP; encoded by the coding sequence TTGAAGATAGACCAGAACGTCATAGCGCTGAAGAACGCGGCCGGTCCCGCGGGCGCCCCCCGGGGAAAGGGCGCGGCCGGGGCGCCGGCGCCGGGCGGCGCGGTCGCGACGCGGCTGCAGGTCGGCTCCGGCGGCGAGTTCGATGCCGTGCGGGTGGCGCAGATCCGCGAGGCGATCGCCGCCGGCCGCTACCCGATGGACGCCGGCCGGATCGCCGACGGGGTGCTGGCCAGCGTGCGCGAGCTGCTCGGCAAGCGGCCATGA
- a CDS encoding RNA polymerase sigma factor FliA gives MYTSQGKIDKAAQSDLLTHYAPLVRRLALRLAARLPASVEVDDLIQAGILGLLDAGSRYQDGHGAKFETFATQRIRGAMLDELRAHDWVPRGLRQSGRKVEEAIRAASQKQGRAPTEPEVAEALGLPLEAYQALLQELQGCQLVYYEDFEAAEGGNSFLDDHAADGEARFGPLEQLVESRLRRQLVAAIEALPERDRLLLSLCYEQELNLREIGAIMEISQSRVCQLHGQAISRLRASLRDAL, from the coding sequence ATGTACACATCGCAGGGCAAGATCGACAAGGCGGCGCAGTCCGACCTGCTGACGCACTATGCGCCGCTGGTGCGGCGGCTGGCGCTGCGGCTGGCGGCCCGGCTGCCGGCCAGCGTGGAGGTGGACGACCTGATCCAGGCCGGCATCCTCGGCCTGCTCGACGCCGGCTCGCGCTACCAGGACGGCCACGGCGCGAAGTTCGAGACCTTCGCCACCCAGCGCATCCGCGGCGCCATGCTGGACGAACTGCGCGCGCACGACTGGGTGCCGCGCGGGCTGCGCCAATCGGGCCGGAAGGTCGAGGAGGCGATTCGCGCCGCCAGCCAGAAGCAGGGCCGCGCCCCGACCGAGCCGGAGGTGGCCGAGGCCCTGGGCCTGCCGCTGGAGGCGTACCAGGCCCTGCTGCAGGAGCTGCAGGGCTGCCAGCTGGTCTACTACGAGGACTTCGAGGCGGCCGAGGGCGGCAACAGCTTCCTGGACGACCACGCCGCCGACGGCGAGGCGCGCTTCGGTCCGCTGGAGCAGCTGGTGGAGAGCCGCTTGCGGCGCCAGCTGGTGGCGGCCATCGAGGCGCTGCCGGAGCGCGACCGCCTGCTGCTGAGCCTGTGCTACGAGCAGGAACTCAACCTGCGCGAGATCGGCGCCATCATGGAGATCAGCCAGTCGCGCGTGTGCCAGCTGCACGGTCAGGCGATCAGCCGGCTGCGCGCCAGCCTGCGCGACGCGCTGTAG
- a CDS encoding flagellar basal body rod protein FlgF, whose protein sequence is MDRMIYVGMGGARHALEQQAAVAHNMANVATPGFRAQINSLRAVPVDGEALPTRAHVVAATVGADFDAGPVTHTGRALDVAIRGDGWLAVQAGAGEAYTRAGSLQLGANGEVLTQDSRPVLGDAGALVVPPGSEVAIGSDGLVTARAPGAAPSETAAVGRLRLVNPRTADLVRGDDGLFRMKPGLPAPLPDPAVAVLGGAVEGSNVNPAEVLVQMIASARHFEMQMKTVRTADDNAQAANRLLSAGA, encoded by the coding sequence GTGGACAGGATGATTTACGTGGGCATGGGCGGAGCCCGCCACGCGCTCGAGCAGCAGGCCGCCGTCGCGCACAACATGGCGAACGTGGCGACGCCGGGCTTCCGGGCCCAGATCAACAGCTTGCGCGCCGTGCCCGTCGACGGCGAGGCGCTGCCGACCCGGGCCCACGTGGTGGCGGCGACGGTCGGCGCCGATTTCGATGCCGGCCCGGTCACCCACACCGGCCGGGCGCTGGACGTGGCCATCCGCGGGGACGGCTGGCTGGCCGTGCAGGCCGGCGCCGGCGAGGCCTACACCCGCGCCGGCAGCCTGCAGCTGGGCGCGAACGGCGAGGTGCTCACTCAGGACAGCCGCCCGGTGCTGGGCGACGCCGGCGCACTGGTGGTTCCGCCGGGCTCCGAAGTGGCCATCGGCAGCGACGGCCTGGTGACGGCACGCGCGCCCGGCGCGGCGCCGTCGGAAACCGCCGCCGTCGGGCGCCTGAGGCTGGTCAATCCGCGCACGGCCGACCTGGTGCGCGGCGACGACGGCCTGTTCCGCATGAAGCCCGGCCTGCCGGCCCCGCTGCCGGACCCCGCGGTGGCCGTCCTCGGCGGCGCCGTGGAAGGCAGCAACGTCAATCCCGCCGAGGTGCTGGTGCAGATGATCGCCAGCGCCCGCCACTTCGAGATGCAGATGAAGACGGTGCGGACCGCCGACGACAACGCGCAGGCCGCCAACCGCCTGCTGTCCGCCGGCGCCTGA
- the flgA gene encoding flagellar basal body P-ring formation chaperone FlgA produces the protein MATNLLRSKLRAGAALLLALGAAHAGAAGPQGAIERFLRQAAEGLPGRVQIQLAARATADWPACAEPQPFLPAGARAWGRVSVGVRCAAPVPWTRYASAYVAVMAPYQVAARSIAPGELLGEDAAATREGDLAALPAGVVSDPAELAGKVAVNRIAAGAPLRRELLRGALVIRQNQDVRVVVHGPGFVAGIEGKALSDAAVGATVQVRARNGKVLSGVVREDGAVERAH, from the coding sequence TTGGCGACGAACCTTCTGCGATCGAAGCTGCGCGCAGGCGCGGCCCTGCTGCTGGCGCTGGGCGCGGCCCACGCCGGCGCTGCCGGCCCCCAGGGCGCGATCGAGCGCTTCCTGCGGCAGGCGGCCGAAGGCCTGCCGGGGCGGGTGCAGATCCAGCTGGCCGCGCGCGCCACCGCCGACTGGCCCGCGTGCGCCGAACCGCAGCCCTTCCTGCCCGCGGGCGCGCGTGCCTGGGGCCGCGTGTCGGTCGGCGTGCGCTGCGCCGCCCCCGTGCCATGGACCCGCTACGCCTCGGCCTACGTCGCGGTCATGGCGCCTTACCAGGTCGCCGCCCGGTCCATCGCTCCCGGTGAGCTGCTGGGCGAGGACGCCGCCGCGACGCGCGAGGGCGACCTGGCCGCGCTGCCCGCCGGGGTGGTGTCCGATCCGGCGGAACTGGCCGGCAAGGTGGCGGTCAACCGCATCGCCGCCGGTGCGCCGCTGCGCCGCGAGCTGCTGCGGGGGGCGCTGGTGATCCGGCAGAACCAGGACGTGCGGGTGGTAGTGCACGGTCCCGGCTTCGTGGCCGGCATCGAGGGCAAGGCGCTCAGCGACGCCGCCGTCGGCGCCACCGTGCAGGTGCGGGCCCGCAACGGCAAGGTGCTCAGCGGCGTGGTGCGCGAGGACGGCGCCGTCGAGCGCGCCCACTGA
- a CDS encoding flagella synthesis protein FlgN, translating to MRALLRQVSAETALVEAFLALLDEEAAALTGSRFEALPGITRRKDEAAERLAAADAVREQLLQALGHAGDRAGAAAAAGGPALQQAWERLLALAARARDQNHRNGVMIHAHLDFTRQSIAFLQTGNRPLYGPDGQYRAPAGSSARYAAG from the coding sequence ATGCGCGCACTGCTGCGCCAGGTGAGCGCGGAGACCGCGCTGGTGGAGGCCTTCCTGGCCCTGCTGGACGAGGAGGCTGCCGCACTCACCGGCAGCCGTTTCGAGGCGCTGCCCGGCATCACGCGCCGCAAGGACGAGGCTGCCGAGCGGCTGGCCGCGGCCGACGCCGTGCGCGAGCAGCTGCTGCAGGCGCTGGGCCACGCAGGCGATCGGGCCGGCGCCGCGGCCGCAGCCGGCGGCCCGGCGCTGCAGCAGGCCTGGGAACGCCTGCTGGCGCTGGCGGCGCGCGCGCGCGACCAGAACCACCGCAACGGCGTGATGATCCACGCGCACCTGGACTTCACGCGCCAGAGCATCGCCTTCCTGCAGACCGGCAATCGGCCGCTCTACGGGCCGGACGGCCAGTACCGGGCGCCGGCGGGCAGCAGCGCGCGCTACGCCGCCGGCTGA
- the flgE gene encoding flagellar hook protein FlgE translates to MGFAQGVSGINAAANNLDVIGNNIANSSTVGFKAGGVQFADVYAGSKVGLGTSVASVTQNFNQGSVQTSSRALDIAIVDGSGFFRLTSPGGEVAYSRNGQFDRDKDGYIVNAAGMRLTGYPVGANGAVAGGMPGPLMIPTTEMPPKPTGNISAAFNIDARATAPTLPFDPADSATYNYPNAVTVYDSLGNPHEFATFFVKTGANSWDVYATVDGAITPAVVPPALPAPMGSLGFDTAGQMVLVPPATGTFATTVAMTNGAAPLNLTLDLNGTTQYGNVNDVRNLSQDGYASGSLIGFEVADDGRIVGKYGNEQSALLGQVVLSTFINPGGLVSQGGNLWAESAASGAPLTGTPGKGSKLGALVSGALESSNVDLTAELVNLIVAQRTYQANTQTVKTQDQVVQALINMR, encoded by the coding sequence ATGGGTTTCGCACAAGGGGTCAGCGGCATCAACGCCGCCGCCAACAACCTGGACGTCATCGGCAACAACATCGCCAACTCCAGCACCGTCGGCTTCAAGGCGGGCGGGGTGCAGTTCGCCGACGTCTATGCCGGCTCGAAGGTCGGCCTGGGCACCTCGGTGGCCAGCGTCACGCAGAACTTCAACCAGGGCTCGGTGCAGACCAGCTCGCGCGCGCTGGACATCGCCATCGTGGACGGCAGCGGCTTCTTCCGGCTGACCAGCCCCGGTGGCGAAGTCGCCTACAGCCGCAACGGCCAGTTCGACCGCGACAAGGACGGCTACATCGTCAATGCCGCCGGCATGCGCCTGACGGGCTACCCGGTGGGCGCCAACGGCGCCGTGGCCGGGGGCATGCCGGGCCCGCTGATGATCCCGACCACGGAGATGCCGCCCAAGCCCACCGGCAACATCAGCGCGGCCTTCAACATCGATGCCCGCGCCACGGCCCCGACCCTGCCGTTCGACCCGGCGGACTCGGCCACCTACAACTACCCCAACGCGGTGACGGTGTACGACTCGCTGGGCAACCCGCACGAGTTCGCCACCTTCTTCGTCAAGACCGGCGCCAACAGCTGGGACGTGTACGCCACGGTGGACGGCGCGATCACGCCGGCCGTGGTGCCGCCCGCGCTGCCGGCACCCATGGGCTCGCTCGGCTTCGACACCGCCGGCCAGATGGTGCTGGTGCCGCCCGCCACCGGCACGTTCGCCACGACGGTGGCGATGACCAACGGCGCCGCGCCGCTGAACCTCACGCTGGACCTGAACGGGACCACGCAGTACGGCAACGTCAACGACGTGCGCAACCTGTCCCAGGACGGCTACGCCTCGGGCTCGCTGATCGGCTTCGAGGTCGCCGACGACGGCCGCATCGTCGGCAAGTACGGCAACGAGCAGAGCGCGCTGCTGGGCCAGGTGGTGCTCTCCACCTTCATCAATCCGGGCGGCCTGGTCTCGCAGGGCGGCAACCTGTGGGCCGAATCGGCCGCCTCCGGCGCCCCGCTGACCGGCACCCCGGGCAAGGGCAGCAAGCTGGGCGCGCTGGTGTCCGGCGCGCTCGAGAGCTCCAACGTGGACCTGACGGCGGAACTGGTCAACCTGATCGTTGCCCAGCGCACCTACCAGGCCAACACCCAGACCGTGAAGACGCAGGACCAGGTGGTCCAGGCGCTGATCAACATGCGCTGA
- a CDS encoding flagellar hook assembly protein FlgD — protein sequence MAVTDIRSVTGAAGQAASAASAADSEQRFLKLLVTQLNNQDPLNPLDNAQLTSQLAQMSTVSGIEKLNAALQALLAQSGTGQVLQAASLIGRDVLVPGNALVLQAGQPVAFAIEPTGAADSVVLDIVDDKGRVVRQIDAGALPRGLHQLAWDGLDGEGQALPEGRYRFVVNASQGSTPVATLPLVFERVQSVVQGAGGPTLDFGSGYPATLGEVRLIQ from the coding sequence ATGGCCGTCACCGACATCCGTTCCGTCACCGGCGCCGCCGGCCAGGCCGCGTCCGCTGCTTCCGCCGCCGACAGCGAGCAGCGCTTCCTGAAGCTGCTCGTCACGCAGCTGAACAACCAGGACCCGCTGAACCCGCTGGACAACGCGCAGCTCACCTCGCAGCTGGCGCAGATGAGCACCGTCAGCGGCATCGAGAAACTCAATGCCGCGCTGCAGGCGCTGCTCGCGCAGAGCGGCACCGGCCAGGTGCTGCAGGCCGCCTCGCTGATCGGCCGCGACGTGCTCGTGCCGGGCAACGCGCTCGTGCTGCAAGCGGGCCAGCCGGTGGCCTTCGCGATCGAGCCGACCGGCGCGGCGGACAGCGTCGTCCTCGACATCGTCGACGACAAGGGCCGCGTGGTGCGCCAGATCGACGCCGGTGCGCTGCCCCGGGGGCTGCACCAGCTGGCCTGGGACGGGCTCGACGGCGAAGGCCAGGCCCTGCCCGAGGGCCGCTACCGCTTCGTCGTGAACGCCAGCCAGGGCAGCACGCCCGTGGCCACCCTGCCGCTCGTGTTCGAGCGCGTGCAAAGCGTCGTGCAGGGGGCCGGCGGACCGACGCTGGACTTCGGCAGCGGCTATCCGGCCACGCTCGGCGAAGTCAGGCTGATCCAGTGA
- the flgB gene encoding flagellar basal body rod protein FlgB, whose amino-acid sequence MIDKLDAALRFHQEALNLRARRQEVLSANIANVDTPHYKARDFDFAASLSQAVERGRQAGSVALALTAGRHLAGQAVPAAAGELAYRVPAQASIDGNTVEMDLERVAFADNAVHYESSLTVLGGQIRTLLAAVQQ is encoded by the coding sequence ATGATCGACAAGCTGGATGCGGCGCTGCGATTCCACCAGGAAGCGCTGAACCTGCGGGCGCGGCGGCAGGAGGTGCTGTCGGCCAACATCGCCAACGTCGACACGCCCCACTACAAGGCGCGCGACTTCGATTTCGCGGCCAGCCTGTCGCAGGCGGTGGAGCGCGGCCGCCAGGCCGGCTCGGTCGCGCTGGCCCTCACCGCCGGCCGGCACCTGGCCGGGCAGGCGGTGCCGGCCGCCGCCGGGGAGCTCGCTTACCGCGTGCCCGCGCAAGCCAGCATCGACGGCAACACGGTGGAGATGGACCTCGAGCGCGTCGCGTTCGCCGACAACGCCGTGCACTACGAATCCAGCCTGACCGTGCTGGGCGGGCAGATCCGCACGCTGCTGGCGGCGGTGCAGCAGTAA
- a CDS encoding MinD/ParA family ATP-binding protein, with product MTLKTGSDQADGLRRLMGRDRGRLVAVVGSHPRVGATSTALHLAAALWQQGQNVLVLDEHGGARSASAACSEPARASWPEVAAQSVSLAAAAGRAWGAVPVLAAQPDRMPAALDPRRAIAGRIALVDAALDEHGRLSPLARRADDVLVVLQPQPHSLQAAYARIKALHHAHALLQLRILLTQAGDAAESDRICGNLVRTGGRYLAMALEPAGCIRADAQLPQAQRLGLGVVQAFPAAPSAADLRRIAAELLHWPVRAAPAAAAAA from the coding sequence ATGACGCTCAAGACCGGCAGCGACCAGGCCGACGGCCTGCGCCGGCTGATGGGCCGCGACCGCGGCCGGCTGGTCGCCGTCGTCGGCAGCCACCCGCGCGTGGGCGCCACCAGCACCGCGCTCCATCTCGCGGCGGCCCTGTGGCAGCAGGGCCAGAACGTGCTGGTGCTGGACGAGCACGGCGGTGCCCGCTCGGCCAGCGCCGCCTGCAGCGAACCGGCGCGGGCGAGCTGGCCGGAGGTGGCGGCGCAGAGCGTGTCGCTGGCCGCCGCCGCGGGCCGCGCCTGGGGCGCGGTGCCGGTGCTCGCGGCCCAGCCCGACCGCATGCCGGCGGCCCTCGACCCGCGGCGCGCCATCGCCGGGCGCATCGCGCTGGTCGACGCCGCGCTGGATGAGCACGGCCGGCTGTCGCCGCTCGCGCGCCGGGCCGACGACGTCCTGGTGGTCCTGCAGCCGCAGCCGCATTCGCTGCAGGCCGCCTATGCGCGCATCAAGGCCCTGCACCACGCGCACGCGCTGCTGCAGCTGCGCATCCTGCTCACCCAGGCCGGCGACGCCGCCGAGTCCGATCGCATCTGCGGCAACCTGGTGCGCACCGGCGGCCGCTACCTGGCCATGGCGCTGGAGCCGGCCGGCTGCATCCGCGCCGACGCGCAGCTGCCGCAGGCCCAGCGGCTCGGCCTCGGCGTGGTGCAGGCCTTCCCGGCCGCGCCGTCGGCGGCCGACCTGCGCCGCATCGCCGCCGAGCTGCTGCACTGGCCCGTGCGCGCCGCCCCGGCGGCGGCCGCGGCAGCCTGA
- the flgC gene encoding flagellar basal body rod protein FlgC has protein sequence MPIASTPVSIFDIAGSAMTAQSQRMNVTASNLANADSTVGPDGLPYRARQVVFETAAAAGHDVGGVRVARVVEDPSPLRRVHDPKNPAADADGYVDLPNVNVVEEMVNMISASRSYQANVEVLNTAKTLMLKTLSVGQ, from the coding sequence ATGCCCATCGCCAGCACCCCCGTGAGCATCTTCGACATCGCCGGCTCGGCGATGACCGCGCAGTCGCAGCGCATGAACGTCACCGCCAGCAACCTCGCCAACGCCGACAGCACGGTCGGCCCCGACGGGCTGCCCTATCGCGCGCGCCAGGTGGTCTTCGAGACCGCCGCCGCAGCCGGCCACGACGTCGGCGGCGTGCGCGTGGCCCGCGTCGTCGAGGACCCCTCGCCGCTGCGCCGGGTCCACGACCCGAAGAACCCGGCGGCCGATGCCGACGGCTACGTCGACCTGCCCAACGTGAACGTGGTGGAGGAGATGGTCAACATGATTTCCGCCTCGCGCTCCTACCAGGCGAACGTCGAAGTCCTCAACACCGCCAAGACCCTGATGCTCAAGACCCTCTCGGTCGGGCAGTAA
- a CDS encoding flagellar basal body L-ring protein FlgH, with product MKPPAIARRAPAAGRCAAGVCALLLLSLAGCAYAPNREALQHPAPVPVPVTVPMPGPMPEAVAAAEPAAPRGAIFRPVAASSGWALFEDRRPRNVGDVLTIVLRESSSASKSSAANASRNAGTNVELGVLPRALGGLLRNQDADISGSNALTAKGGANASNSFNGVISVKVVGLLANGNLVVSGDKQMLINQGTETIRFSGLVDPRTVGPNSTVLSTQVADARIEYSARGYIDEAQTMGWLQRFFLNVLPL from the coding sequence GTGAAGCCGCCGGCGATCGCGCGCCGGGCGCCGGCGGCCGGCCGCTGCGCCGCGGGCGTCTGCGCCCTGCTGCTGCTGTCGCTCGCCGGCTGCGCGTACGCACCGAACCGCGAGGCGCTCCAGCATCCGGCGCCGGTCCCGGTTCCGGTCACGGTCCCGATGCCGGGCCCGATGCCCGAAGCGGTCGCGGCGGCCGAGCCGGCAGCGCCGCGCGGCGCGATCTTCCGACCGGTGGCCGCGAGCAGCGGCTGGGCGCTGTTCGAGGACCGTCGGCCGCGCAACGTCGGCGACGTGCTGACCATCGTGCTGCGCGAAAGCAGCAGCGCCAGCAAGTCCTCGGCCGCCAACGCCAGCCGCAACGCCGGCACCAACGTGGAGCTGGGCGTGCTGCCGCGGGCGCTCGGCGGCCTGCTGCGCAACCAGGACGCCGACATCTCGGGCAGCAACGCCCTCACCGCCAAGGGCGGCGCCAACGCCAGCAACAGCTTCAACGGCGTCATCTCGGTCAAGGTCGTGGGCCTGCTGGCCAACGGCAACCTGGTGGTCAGCGGCGACAAGCAGATGCTGATCAACCAGGGTACGGAGACGATCCGGTTTTCCGGCCTGGTGGATCCGCGCACGGTGGGCCCCAACAGCACCGTGCTGTCGACCCAGGTGGCCGATGCCCGCATCGAGTACAGCGCGCGCGGCTACATCGACGAGGCGCAGACCATGGGCTGGCTGCAGCGCTTCTTCCTCAACGTGCTGCCGCTGTGA
- a CDS encoding flagellar basal body P-ring protein FlgI, whose protein sequence is MGRTLVLAAALLAALGAPAVPAEPLKSLASVQGVRDNPLIGYGLVVGLDGSGDQTQQTPFATQSVANMLTQLGISLPPSAGQMQLKNVAAVMVTASLPPFAAPGQTIDVTVSSVGSAKSLRGGTLLMTPLKGADGAVYAVAQGNLVIGGAGASASGSSVQVNQLSAGRIPGGATVERSVPTALAEGDLLTLELRQADFGTAQRAVEAIDRSFGAGTALAQDARVIRVRAPAGAGAQVAFLARLEAVDVTPAPAVAKVIVNARTGSVVMNQAVRVQDCAVAHGNLSVVVSSQPAVSQPGPLSGGRTVESRTAQIAVSQEGGALQGVRGGASLAGVIKGLNALGANPQDLVSILQAMKAAGALRAELEVI, encoded by the coding sequence ATGGGCCGCACCCTCGTTCTCGCTGCGGCGCTGCTGGCGGCATTGGGCGCGCCGGCCGTGCCGGCCGAGCCGCTCAAGAGCCTGGCCAGCGTGCAGGGCGTGCGCGACAACCCGCTGATCGGCTACGGGCTGGTGGTCGGCCTGGACGGCAGCGGCGACCAGACCCAGCAGACGCCGTTCGCCACCCAGAGCGTCGCCAACATGCTGACCCAGCTGGGCATCAGCCTGCCCCCCAGCGCCGGGCAGATGCAGCTGAAGAACGTGGCGGCCGTGATGGTGACGGCCAGCCTGCCGCCCTTTGCCGCGCCCGGCCAGACCATCGACGTGACCGTCTCGTCGGTCGGCAGCGCCAAGAGCCTGCGCGGCGGCACGCTGCTGATGACGCCGCTCAAGGGCGCCGACGGCGCGGTCTACGCGGTGGCGCAGGGCAACCTGGTGATCGGCGGCGCCGGCGCCTCGGCCAGCGGCAGCAGCGTGCAGGTCAACCAGCTCAGCGCCGGGCGCATCCCCGGCGGCGCGACGGTGGAGCGCAGCGTGCCCACCGCGCTCGCCGAGGGCGACCTGCTCACGCTGGAGCTGCGCCAGGCCGATTTCGGCACGGCGCAGCGCGCCGTCGAGGCGATCGACCGCAGCTTCGGCGCCGGCACCGCGCTGGCCCAGGATGCCCGCGTGATCCGGGTGCGCGCGCCCGCCGGTGCGGGTGCGCAGGTGGCCTTCCTGGCCCGGCTGGAGGCGGTGGACGTGACGCCGGCGCCGGCGGTCGCCAAGGTGATCGTGAATGCGCGCACCGGCTCGGTGGTGATGAACCAGGCGGTGCGCGTGCAGGACTGCGCGGTGGCGCACGGCAACCTCTCGGTGGTCGTCAGCAGCCAGCCGGCGGTGAGCCAGCCCGGGCCGCTGTCCGGCGGCCGCACGGTCGAGTCCCGCACCGCCCAGATCGCGGTGAGCCAGGAAGGCGGCGCGCTGCAGGGCGTGCGCGGCGGCGCGTCGCTGGCCGGCGTGATCAAGGGGCTCAACGCGCTGGGGGCCAACCCGCAGGACCTCGTCTCGATCCTGCAGGCCATGAAGGCCGCAGGCGCGTTGCGCGCCGAGCTGGAGGTGATCTGA
- the flgJ gene encoding flagellar assembly peptidoglycan hydrolase FlgJ, whose protein sequence is MRADAASALDQRFALDVQGVDALRRTVRSSPEEGLRQVSRQFEAVFMQMVLRSMREATPADGGVFGSQQERLYTSMLDQQLAQGLSGRGVGLAEAMLAQLARSTAAPAAGPAAAPAAAAPEPHAVSRPDAAQPLAVPRDLRQAPEAPPAPATGAGGAVPAHVEQFVARMLPAAQAASRASGVPARLILAQAALESGWGRREIRAGDGSPSFNVFGIKADRRWAGRVVEAATTEYVDGAAQPTHAAFRAYGSYEEAFADYAKFLQANPRYAAVRAGGDPAQAAQALQRAGYATDPDYAAKLVRIMDRFA, encoded by the coding sequence ATGCGCGCCGACGCGGCTTCCGCCCTCGACCAGCGCTTCGCCCTGGACGTGCAGGGCGTCGATGCGCTGCGCCGCACGGTGCGCAGCTCGCCCGAGGAGGGCCTGCGCCAGGTGTCGCGCCAGTTCGAGGCCGTGTTCATGCAGATGGTGCTGCGGAGCATGCGCGAAGCCACGCCGGCCGACGGCGGCGTGTTCGGCAGCCAGCAGGAGAGGCTGTACACGTCCATGCTGGACCAGCAGCTCGCGCAGGGCCTCTCGGGCCGCGGCGTCGGGCTGGCCGAGGCGATGCTCGCGCAGCTGGCCCGCAGCACCGCCGCGCCGGCGGCGGGCCCCGCTGCGGCGCCCGCTGCGGCGGCACCCGAGCCGCACGCCGTTTCCCGGCCCGACGCTGCGCAGCCGCTCGCCGTGCCGCGGGACCTGCGCCAGGCGCCGGAAGCGCCGCCGGCACCGGCGACCGGCGCCGGCGGGGCGGTCCCGGCGCACGTCGAGCAGTTCGTCGCCCGCATGCTCCCCGCCGCGCAGGCCGCCAGCCGCGCGAGCGGCGTGCCGGCCCGGCTGATCCTGGCCCAGGCGGCGCTGGAATCGGGCTGGGGCCGGCGCGAAATCCGCGCCGGGGACGGCAGCCCCTCCTTCAACGTGTTCGGCATCAAGGCCGACCGCCGCTGGGCCGGCCGCGTCGTCGAGGCCGCGACCACCGAGTACGTCGACGGCGCCGCCCAGCCCACCCACGCGGCCTTCCGCGCCTACGGCTCCTACGAGGAGGCTTTCGCCGATTACGCGAAGTTCCTCCAGGCCAATCCGCGCTACGCCGCCGTGCGCGCCGGCGGCGATCCCGCGCAGGCCGCGCAGGCCCTGCAGCGGGCCGGCTATGCAACCGACCCGGACTACGCCGCCAAGCTGGTCCGGATCATGGACCGCTTCGCCTGA